In the genome of Triticum urartu cultivar G1812 chromosome 5, Tu2.1, whole genome shotgun sequence, one region contains:
- the LOC125508771 gene encoding probable inactive serine/threonine-protein kinase bub1, with amino-acid sequence MAADADHQHGHIDKEKEKELLSSVVGDIRCYSGSDPLRPWLRGIRRLEGALPPATLREKLPRFLQKCAEEFQDEPRYRDDPRYLRVWIQMMDYVKDAKPLLKKLERNRIGLKRAAFYMAYAIYYEKRRRFQDAEQMYRVGIQNLAEPIEELHKAHDQFIYRMELYQKRKDKEGMPSRVKPLPRCANQVDGQSRNYTELKSNPVQKLGSSSNSSLCRHPPLGHAKDGVPSRGTSGDNKNLSRCNGDDTVVVRFVGSALVGKSETEDACHHGLVEPTINLKEAMDDINSMFLEPVEPETMLKKRSKRDQPKFNQQASALHIFVDEEQLNSSDSNILHGKNTKSVHPKFSQQTSAFEIFVDEDCPNATNQNVGQNRKSNKENNQQTNGFEIFVDENEPKGNDQNVMCHKNTRCPRPLHDSARQQGTGDFQKPFVGGFAILADDEDEQCANNDDGVRINSRSMHPHNKLTMLHAEQADKETRHGEGENPLNFGLREDTIIRRFVGSAVVDEPKVENACHHGLVDPTINLKEAMSDINNMFGKPLNFQDGKKPNRKTNAVSERKAAPVSGFSILADDDISKDPAAKDKSSNSCTFGSESGLFEPTITTRDVMSEINDMFGMSLDF; translated from the exons ATGGCCGCCGACGCCGACCACCAGCACGGCCACATCgacaaggagaaggagaaggagctCCTCTCATCGGTGGTTGGCGACATCCGCTGTTACTCCGGTTCCGACCCCCTCCGCCCATGGCTCCG GGGGATCCGGAGGCTGGAGGGGGCGCTGCCGCCGGCGACGTTGCGGGAGAAGCTGCCGAGGTTCCTCCAGAAGTGCGCCGAAGAGTTCCAGGACGAGCCCCGGTACCGcgacgacccgcggtacctccgCGTCTGGATCCAGATG ATGGACTATGTGAAGGACGCAAAGCCATTGCTGAAGAAGTTGGAGAGGAACAGAATAGGCCTCAAGAGAGCTGCGTTTTATATGGCTTACGCGATATATTATGAGAAGCGTAGGAGGTTTCAGGACGCGGAGCAGATGTACCGCGTGGGAATCCAGAA CCTTGCAGAGCCTATCGAGGAGTTACACAAAGCACATGATCAGTTTATCTATCGCATGGAGTTATACCAGAAGAGGAAAGATAAA GAAGGAATGCCTAGCCGAGTTAAACCACTTCCTAGATGTGCAAACCAAGTTGATG GTCAAAGCAGAAATTATACAGAACTTAAGTCCAATCCAGTGCAAAAATTGGGAAGTAGTTCAAATTCTTCATTGTGCCGTCATCCTCCATTAGGTCATGCTAAAGATGGTGTACCATCCAGAGGCACCTCAGGAGATAACAAGAATTTGTCTCGTTGTAATGGTGATGACACTGTAGTTGTACGATTTGTTGGCTCTGCATTGGTTGGAAAGTCAGAAACTGAAGATGCTTGTCATCATGGCCTCGTTGAACCAACTATAAACTTGAAGGAGGCTATGGATGACATCAATAGCATGTTTCTAGAGCCAGTGGAACCCGAGACAATGCTCAAGAAACGCTCGAAGCGTGATCAACCAAAGTTTAATCAGCAGGCAAGTGCACTTCATATCTTTGTTGATGAAGAACAACTTAACAGTAGTGATTCAAACATTctccatggcaagaacacaaaGTCAGTCCATCCAAAGTTCAGTCAACAAACAAGTGCATTTGAAATATTTGTTGATGAAGATTGTCCTAATGCTACCAACCAAAATGTGGGCCAAAACAGGAAAAGTAATAAGGAAAACAATCAGCAAACAAATGGCTTTGAAATCTTTGTTGATGAAAATGAGCCTAAGGGCAATGATCAAAATGTCATGTGTCACAAGAACACTAGGTGTCCTCGACCATTACatgattcagcaaggcagcaggGCACGGGTGACTTCCAAAAGCCATTTGTGGGAGGGTTTGCAATATTGGCGGATGATGAAGATGAACAATGTGCGAACAATGATGATGGTGTTAGGATAAATTCCAGAAGTATGCATCCTCATAATAAGCTTACTATGCTCCATGCAGAACAAGCTGATAAAGAAACAAGACATGGCGAAGGTGAGAATCCTTTAAATTTTGGACTTCGAGAAGACACAATCATTCGTAGGTTTGTGGGATCTGCTGTTGTTGATGAGCCTAAAGTGGAAAATGCATGCCACCATGGGTTAGTTGATCCAACTATCAATTTGAAGGAGGCTATGTCTGATATAAACAACATGTTTGGAAAACCACTGAACTTCCAGGATGGTAAAAAACCAAACAGGAAAACGAATGCAGTATCAGAGAGAAAAGCAGCTCCTGTTTCTGGTTTCTCCATATTAGCTGATGATGACATTAGCAAGGACCCTGCTGCTAAAGACAAATCAAGCAATTCCTGTACATTTGGATCTGAGAGTGGTCTATTTGAGCCCACTATCACTACCCGTGACGTCATGTCGGAGATAAATGATATGTTTGGAATGTCACTTGACTTCTAA